In Rhodothermales bacterium, the genomic window CTGTCACCCTCATGGGAGTTTAGAGGATTTACCATGGAAGTCGGCCTCCTTGCTCTATGGCTGCCGATTCTAGTCGCTACGGTTCTGGTTTTTGTAGTGAGTTTCTTCCTGTTCGTGGTATTGCCTCATCACCGCACCGATTTTGATGGAATTGATGAAGAGGAGCGGTTTAGTGTTGAGTTGCGGAATCATAATCTGAAGAAAGGTCAATACGCCTTCCCGTTTGCTAGTTCAGCAGTCGATTCGAAAGATCCCGAATACCAGAAGCGCGTCCGGCGCGGGCCGGTCGGGATACTCGTCATTCAGCCCAACGTGCTGAGTCCATCCATCCAGCAGATGGCGATGCAGTTTGTGCACTTCGCCATGTTGACGGCCATAGTCGCGTACATCGCCGGATTGGTCCTACCGCCCGGCGCCGGCTTTGTCACCGTCTTTCACGTCGTTGGTGCCGTTGCATTCGTGGCCCATGCAGGAGCGCATTGCGTGTATCCGATCTGGAACTACTTCAGCTGGTCCTTTGCCCTGAAGTGCACCATCGACGGCGTCCTGTTTGCCGCTGCAACCGCGGGAGTTTTCGGCTGGCTGTGGCCCATGTGACGCCTGCCGCTACGACTGCTCTGTGTCGTAGTACAAGCTGACATTGGCGACGTCGGGCAGCGCCGCGAGCGCCCGCGTCAACGCCTCGCGCTCACCCTGCTTGCGAAGGTTGGCAAAGAAGGTGAGCTCCGAGAGTTCGGCCTGATCAGCCCGAACGTTGATGAGCTTTGTCGACTTGCAATAGCGTTCTAACAACGGTAAGTAGGACGCCTCCTTCTCTCCCGCCGCGCCGGTGTAGGAGAAGCGCAGGATGAGCGAATCCCGTTCCTGTTCTGCATACCCCAGTCTGGTCGTGAGCGCGATCACAACACTCACGCCCGCGGTACTGATGAGTGCAAGCTTGTACATACCGACTCCCGCCGCCATGCCGGCAGCAAGCGCGAAGAACACAAATACAATGTCGTGCGGATCCTTGAGCGCCGTCCTGAAACGTATGATGGACATCGCGCCGACAAGCCCGAAGGCGCGAGCAAGGTTGTTGCCGATCACAAGCATGATCATCGCTGTGATCATCGCAAGCGTAATCATGGATCGCACGAGACTGGGCGAATAGCTGGCCCCCCGGTACGTCCACCGGTATACGAGCGAAACTGCCAATCCGCAGACAAACGAGACCAGCAGTGACATGACGACATCACCGATCGTCGTATTGAACTGGCCGAGCGCCTGGATGTCCTGAATTATTCTGCTACCCATGTCTGATCCAACCGAGACTTATACCGCCGTCTGATAACTGCCCAGAACCTGTGATTTTCTGTCCCGCTCTCGCTCTGATGTTTCTGCACACAGGCAGTACTTCGAAACCGCCTGTGTGCGGAGTCCATATCTCCCCAGAACCGCACGAAGCCACCGCGGAAATCCGGTGTTGTATTTCACCTCGATGACGAAGCTTCCGGGTTTGACGAGACGATGCTGCCCTTCATCGTATATCTCCGTCAACCGCGGGTATCCCCGGCCGCGAAGGTTACGGTCGAACGTTATCCTGAGTGTCGGATCATACCTCCCGATAAACGCTTCTCGTTCGTACACGGTCGAAACGACCGGAATGAGATTGTACTTGTACACATGATAGAAGAACCGCTTTGCGTCATCGATCGACGCTGGATAGAATCGATCGGTGAGAATATGCTGTTCGACATCCCCGGATCGAAAAAGCGCATCCAGTGATTCAAAAAGCAGCGGGGCCCGGTTCTTTGACACCCGATCCTGAACCTTCCTCTTTATTTCCAGGAAGACCCAGTCTCCCGGACTGAATTTGTTATACGCTCGCACGCGGAGCTTGCGCCTCACACGGATACCCGCCTTCTTCTCGCGGTAGTAGCGAAGCCCGGCGGTGTCGAGGTAGATGCTTCGTACGGTATAGCCTTCGCCCTCAAACCCACGGACATGCGGATCCACCTCCACAAAGGGTTCTATCTGCTGCCGCAGGAATGGCAGTTGATCTTCCCCGACCAGATACTTCAGTTCGTGTCTGCTCATGCCGACACCGAAAGGCCCTGACGGATGAATTCCCAGATCGGCACCCTGCCGACTTGAATTCGGCATCGCGCAGACGAGCCGGGGAAGAGAAAGCGCGGCGGATTACTGATTCGTGCGTGTACGAGGAGCACCTCCTGCCCGTGTGCAATGTGCACCTCATCGCCAAGTTCGCTCACTACGGCACTCACGTCATCGGCCAGCCCCGCGACAGAAACCAGTACCGTATCCCCGATACCGACCACTGCGCGACGATGCAAGGGAACGATCATCATCACGACATAAGCGGTGGTGTCGTAAATGGAAACGAGTGTGTCGGCTCCGAATGAGCGCGCCACCCGACCCGATAGCGGGCTTGTGATGGTAGAGAGACGAAGCCGTTCTGTAATCTCGTCGATCTCTTCCTGAAGCGATCGCACTTCCGTTCGCGTGAGCTCTATCTGCTCGGGCTTGGCGCCGGAGCTGACGGACTCGTAGCGCGCACGTGCTACCTCAACTCCCGCTTCGAGAACGCGCTGCTCGCTTTCGGCCAACTCGAGCTCCTGTTCTGAAATAAGGCTTTCACTCCGCAATCGCCGGAGGCGATTTAGCTCCAGCTGGTGCTGCCGGGACAGCTCCTCGGCCTGCAAGACCTTGACCCGCTCTTCCTCAACAACAGCCTCTTTCTCTCCCGTGGCATAGAGATCCAGAGACGCGGTGGCCATGTTCAATCGTCCGGACA contains:
- a CDS encoding DUF4956 domain-containing protein, with amino-acid sequence MGSRIIQDIQALGQFNTTIGDVVMSLLVSFVCGLAVSLVYRWTYRGASYSPSLVRSMITLAMITAMIMLVIGNNLARAFGLVGAMSIIRFRTALKDPHDIVFVFFALAAGMAAGVGMYKLALISTAGVSVVIALTTRLGYAEQERDSLILRFSYTGAAGEKEASYLPLLERYCKSTKLINVRADQAELSELTFFANLRKQGEREALTRALAALPDVANVSLYYDTEQS
- a CDS encoding polyphosphate polymerase domain-containing protein, which codes for MSRHELKYLVGEDQLPFLRQQIEPFVEVDPHVRGFEGEGYTVRSIYLDTAGLRYYREKKAGIRVRRKLRVRAYNKFSPGDWVFLEIKRKVQDRVSKNRAPLLFESLDALFRSGDVEQHILTDRFYPASIDDAKRFFYHVYKYNLIPVVSTVYEREAFIGRYDPTLRITFDRNLRGRGYPRLTEIYDEGQHRLVKPGSFVIEVKYNTGFPRWLRAVLGRYGLRTQAVSKYCLCAETSERERDRKSQVLGSYQTAV